The DNA sequence TTTGACAATGACCAGTACGAAGCTGCTGGCGCCGAGATCGTTGCTACTCCGCAAGAGATCTTCGAACGTGCCGAGATGATCGTTAAGGTTAAAGAGCCGCAGCCGAACGAGTGTGAAATGCTGCGCGAAGGTCAGGTTCTGTTCACTTACCTGCACTTGGCTCCGGATCTGCGTCAGACTGAGCTGCTGGTTAAGTCTGGTGCTACCTGTATTGCTTACGAAACCGTTACCGACAACGCTGGCACTCTGCCGCTGTTGGCGCCGATGTCAGAAGTAGCTGGCCGTATGTCTATCCAGGCTGGTGCTCACCACCTAGAAAAAGCACAGGGTGGCCAAGGTGTACTGCTGGGTGGTGTACCTGGCGTTGCTCCGGCTAAAGTACTGGTTATTGGTGGTGGTGTGGTTGGTGCCAACGCGGCAACCATGGCTCTGGGTATGGGTGCAGACGTTACTATTCTGGACCGTTCTGTTCCGCGTCTGCGTGAACTGGACAAAGAGTTCGAAGGTAAGGTTAAGTGCGTTTACTCTACCGCTGCTGCTATTGAGCAATACGCTCTGGAAGCAGACCTGGTAGTTGGTGCTGTTCTGATCCCGGGTGCTGCTGCCCCGCGTCTGCTGACCCGCGACCAGATTTCTCGCATGAAAGACGGCGCTGTTGTGGTTGACGTTGCTATCGACCAGGGCGGTTGCTTCGAAACTTCCAAGGCAACTACTCACCAGGATCCAACCTACGTGGTTGACGGTGTAGTTCACTACTGTGTGGCTAACATGCCAGGTGGTGTTGCCCGTACTTCTACCATGGCACTGAACAACGTAACCCTGCCTTACGCCATCTCTCTGGCTAACATGGGTGCCAAGGCTGCCATGCTGAAAGACGTGCACCTGCTGAACGGCCTGAACGTTCACAAAGGCATGATCACTTACGATGCAGTTGCTACTGCACACGGCATGGAGTTTGTTGCTCCGGCTGAGGCACTGGAGAAGTAATAACACTTCTTTATAGCTCTTTTAAAACGCCAGTCTCGAAAGGGGCTGGCGTTTTTATTTGTGGGTAGCAATATCGGCGGTTGCACCTGCTTGGGCGAACTGGGAAAATTCCCTCCTTTATAACGAATATCAGGATCGCAGCACGTGGAAAAGATTGGCCTGTTCTTTGGCAGTGACGAGGGGAATACCGAAGGTGTGGCGCAGCGAATTGCTGCCAGGCTCGGTGAAGATGTGGTAGATATTCACGACATTGGTGAAGTAACCCAGCTGGAGTTCCTCGACTACGACAAGCTGATTCTGGGCATACCAACCTGGGACTTTGGCCAGATTCAGTCTGACTGGGAAGATTTTTGGGGCGATCTGGAAGAGATCGACTTTTCAGGTAAAACCGTGGCCTTTGTCGGGCTGGGTGACCAGTTTGGCTACGGCGACTTTTTCCTGGATGCCATGGGTATGTTGCACGATGTGGTCATCAAGAGTTGTGACAAGGTGGTAGGGCACTGGCCTACCGAGGGTTATGAATTTGAAGCTTCCAAGGCTGAAATTCCCGGTGAAGCTAAATTTGTAGGCCTTGCACTGGATGAAGACCAGCAGGAAGAGTTGACTGCTGACCGCCTCAACCGCTGGTGCCAGCAGGTGCATGAGGAGTTTGGTTTGACCACGCCGGTTGTGGTTCTGGACGACTGATTTTTCTGTCATTCTTCGCGAAGCGAAGGGTCTCTGGATTGATGCTACTACGAGATTCTTCGCTTTGCTCAGAATGACAATGACGATGCACCTACATGCATAGTGTCATCCTGAACGGAGTGAAGGACCTGAGGACTTATGTGCATCGGGATTGTCGCCTTTGGCGCCCAGCGCTAATCTCGTACTTCGATCTAGTTTGAGATTCTTCGCTTTGCTCAGAATGACAAAAAATAATACTCAGAATGACAAAAAATAATACTCAGAATGACAAAAAATAATACTCAGAATGACAAAAAATAATGCTCAGAATGTCAGTTAAGGCGCTTCTGCTACAAACACCGCTCTAACTGGAGCTGGATGTCCTTCTACTGTTTTGCTGTCATCATTCGGGTCAAGAAAATCCGGCAGCGATTCAAAGGTCATCCACTCGGTAGCGCGCTGCTCATCAAGAGTGGTTTTACATTCATCCACCACGCGTGGGTTTTTAAACCCGCACTTGCGCATCCAGCTCAGCATGGTCGCGGAAGAGGGCAGATA is a window from the Porticoccaceae bacterium LTM1 genome containing:
- the ald gene encoding alanine dehydrogenase, translated to MLIGVPKEIKNHEYRIGLTPDSVKELIRNGHQVMVENNGGAAIGFDNDQYEAAGAEIVATPQEIFERAEMIVKVKEPQPNECEMLREGQVLFTYLHLAPDLRQTELLVKSGATCIAYETVTDNAGTLPLLAPMSEVAGRMSIQAGAHHLEKAQGGQGVLLGGVPGVAPAKVLVIGGGVVGANAATMALGMGADVTILDRSVPRLRELDKEFEGKVKCVYSTAAAIEQYALEADLVVGAVLIPGAAAPRLLTRDQISRMKDGAVVVDVAIDQGGCFETSKATTHQDPTYVVDGVVHYCVANMPGGVARTSTMALNNVTLPYAISLANMGAKAAMLKDVHLLNGLNVHKGMITYDAVATAHGMEFVAPAEALEK
- a CDS encoding flavodoxin, which gives rise to MEKIGLFFGSDEGNTEGVAQRIAARLGEDVVDIHDIGEVTQLEFLDYDKLILGIPTWDFGQIQSDWEDFWGDLEEIDFSGKTVAFVGLGDQFGYGDFFLDAMGMLHDVVIKSCDKVVGHWPTEGYEFEASKAEIPGEAKFVGLALDEDQQEELTADRLNRWCQQVHEEFGLTTPVVVLDD